CGGACGTGGTCCACGGCGCCTACGGCTCGCGCGCGCTCGAGCTCGCGGTGGCTCTGACCGGCCTGGTCGCGACCATGCCCTATATCGCGCTGCAACTGATCGGCATGGAGGTCGTGATCAAGGCGATGGGCCTGACGGGTGAATTGCCGATCATCGCTGCTTTCGTGATCCTTGCGCTCTATACCTACAGCTCCGGCCTGCGCGCGCCGGCGCTGATCGCCTTCGTCAAGGACATCATGATCTACATCGTGGTGCTGACGGCTGTTGTCGTGGTGCCCTCGAAGCTCGGCGGCTATGGCGCGGTGTTCTCGGCGGCCCACGACGCCTTCACGGCCAAGGGCGGCGCCACCGGACTGACGCTGAAGCCCGCGCAATATCTGCCCTATGCCACGCTGGCACTCGGCTCGGCGCTGGCAGCCTTCATGTATCCGCATACGCTGACCGGGATCTTCGCCTCGAAGTCGGCGGATACCATCCGCAAGAACGCGATCCTGCTGCCGGCCTATACGCTGCTGCTCGGCCTGATCGCGCTGCTCGGCTACATGGCCTATGCCGCCAACATCAAGGTGACCTCGCCGAACGACGTGGTGCCGATGCTGTTCAAGACGCTGTTTCCGGAATGGTTCGCAGGCTTCGCATTCTCGGCGATCGCGATCGGCGCGCTGGTGCCGGCGGCGGTGATGAGCATCGGCGCCGCCAATTTGTTCACCCGCAATGTCTGGAAGCACTACGTCAATCCGGGCATCTCGCATGCCGGTGAGGCGTCGGTGGCCAAGATCACCTCGCTGGTGGTGAAGGTCGGCGCGCTCGCCTTCATCCTGTTCCTGCCGACGCAATATGCGCTCGACCTGCAACTGCTCGGCGGTCTCTGGATCGTGCAGACGCTGCCGGCGCTGGTGTTCGGCCTGTTCACCG
The window above is part of the Bradyrhizobium sp. PSBB068 genome. Proteins encoded here:
- a CDS encoding sodium:solute symporter family protein; its protein translation is MTDHIAWVALSVFIFFFALVTVMGFFAARWKSGPVNEHLDEWGLGGRQFGTWITWFLVGGDFYTAYTVIAVPALVYAVGAYGFFALPYTIIVYPFVFAVMPVLWKKAHANGYVTAADVVHGAYGSRALELAVALTGLVATMPYIALQLIGMEVVIKAMGLTGELPIIAAFVILALYTYSSGLRAPALIAFVKDIMIYIVVLTAVVVVPSKLGGYGAVFSAAHDAFTAKGGATGLTLKPAQYLPYATLALGSALAAFMYPHTLTGIFASKSADTIRKNAILLPAYTLLLGLIALLGYMAYAANIKVTSPNDVVPMLFKTLFPEWFAGFAFSAIAIGALVPAAVMSIGAANLFTRNVWKHYVNPGISHAGEASVAKITSLVVKVGALAFILFLPTQYALDLQLLGGLWIVQTLPALVFGLFTVWFRAEGLLLGWAVGIGWGTYTAWSNGLKPLASISLGDASYTFYVGLGALLLNIVVAVIATVLVGLISPAKRGAAA